The following coding sequences are from one Lolium rigidum isolate FL_2022 chromosome 6, APGP_CSIRO_Lrig_0.1, whole genome shotgun sequence window:
- the LOC124659327 gene encoding UPF0051 protein slr0074-like produces the protein MAASTSLFAPGALTAAKLTVAHPPSASRRRVGARRGRLSVVAVQTGPQKPSPSPSPSPAAADEAEALQNLLKREYKYGFVSDFESFSIPKGLSEATVRRISELKAEPAWMLDFRLAAYRRFLTMAEPVWSDNVYTPVDLQSLCFYSAPKAKPKLNSLDEVDPELLRTFDRLGIPLGEQKRLSNVAVDAVIDSTSIATTHREALMAKGVIFCSISEAVREYPHLIKRYLGTVVPPGDNYYAALNSAVFSDGSFCYVPKDTVCPMEISTYFRINDKETGQFERTLIVADERSTVSYLEGCTAPAYDNNQLHAAVVELVCEEAAEIKYSTVQNWYAGDEEGKGGIYNFVTKRGRCKGRGSKISWTQVETGSAITWKYPSVELVGDDTVGEFYSVALTKDYQQADTGTKMIHKGKNSRSRIISKGISAGKSRNCYRGLVQMNSGAENAYNSSQCDSLLIGDNAAANTYPTIQVGCTSGRVEHEASTSKIGEDQLFYFQQRGIDHEKAVAAMIGGFCRAVFEHLPYEFAQEVDALMNLKLEGSVG, from the exons ATGGCCGCCTCCACCTCCCTCTTCGCCCCCGGCGCCCTCACCGCCGCCAAGCTCACCGTCGCGCACCCACCcagcgcctcccgccgccgcgtgGGCGCGCGCCGCGGCCGCCTCTCGGTCGTCGCCGTGCAGACGGGCCCACAGAAGCCCTCCCCGTCCCCGTCCCCCTCACCCGCCGCGGCCGACGAGGCCGAGGCCCTGCAGAACCTCCTCAAGCGGGAGTACAAGTACGGCTTCGTGTCGGACTTCGAGTCCTTCTCCATCCCCAAGGGCCTCTCGGAGGCCACCGTCCGCCGCATCTCGGAGCTCAAGGCGGAGCCCGCCTGGATGCTGGACTTCCGCCTGGCGGCCTACCGCCGGTTCCTCACCATGGCGGAGCCCGTCTGGAGCGACAACGTCTACACCCCCGTCGACCTGCAGTCCCTCTGCTTCTACTCCGCCCCCAAGGCCAAGCCCAAGCTCAACAGCCTCGACGAGGTGGACCCGGAGCTGCTCCGCACCTTCGACCGCCTCGGCATCCCGCTCGGCGAGCAGAAGCGCCTCTCCAACGTCGCCGTCGACGCCGTCATCGACTCCACCTCCATCGCCACCACCCACCGCGAGGCGCTCATGGCCAAGGGCGTCATCTTCTGCTCCATCTCCGAGGCCGTCCGCGAGTACCCTCACCTTATCAAACGCTACCTCGGCACCGTCGTCCCCCCCGGGGACAACTACTACGCGGCCCTCAACTCCGCGGTCTTCAGCGACGGCTCCTTCTGCTACGTGCCCAAGGACACCGTCTGCCCCATGGAGATCTCCACCTACTTCAGGATCAACGACAAGGAGACCGGCCAGTTCGAGCGGACCCTCATCGTGGCCGACGAGAGGAGCACGGTTAGCTACTTGGAAGGATGTACCGCTCCGGCCTACGACAACAACCAGCTCCACGCGGCCGTGGTGGAGCTCGTGTGCGAGGAGGCGGCCGAGATCAAGTACTCCACCGTGCAGAACTGGTACGCGGGCGACGAGGAGGGGAAAGGGGGCATTTACAATTTTGTCACCAAGAGAGGCCGCTGCAAGGGCCGTGGCTCGAAGATCTCGTGGACGCAGGTTGAAACTGGGTCGGCCATCACCTGGAAGTACCCGAGTGTGGAGCTTGTTGGGGATGACACCGTTGGGGAGTTCTACTCGGTGGCGCTGACGAAGGATTACCAGCAGGCGGATACAGGGACCAAGATGATCCACAAGGGGAAGAACTCACGCAGCAGGATCATATCCAAGGGTATTTCGGCTGGGAAGTCGAGGAATTGCTACCGGGGCCTGGTTCAGATGAATTCTGGTGCGGAGAATGCTTACAATTCTTCGCAGTGTGATTCGTTGCTCATTGGGGATAACGCTGCCGCCAACACCTACCCCACTATTCAG GTGGGTTGCACCAGTGGCCGTGTTGAGCATGAGGCGAGCACTTCTAAAATTGGGGAGGACCAGCTATTTTATTTCCAGCAAAGAGGGATAGACCATGAAAAGGCCGTTGCAGCCATGATCGGTGGATTCTGCAGAGCTGTTTTTGAGCACCTTCCTTACGAGTTCGCCCAGGAGGTAGATGCGCTTATGAACCTGAAGCTTGAGGGATCAGTTGGCTAA
- the LOC124659761 gene encoding internal alternative NAD(P)H-ubiquinone oxidoreductase A1, mitochondrial-like, giving the protein MAASSLLRSLSRISRAPPAPATAFYHHRAPCSPFSSAAAAAGQGLAGLGPTGKGEKARVVVLGTGWAGSRLMKDLDTGGYDVVCVSPRNHMVFTPLLASTCVGTLEFRSVAEPLARIQPAVSSSPGSYFLLARCTGVDPEAHTIECETVTEGEKDTLEPWKFKVSYDKLVFGCGAEASTFGIKGVTEHATFLREVHHAQEIRRKLLLNLMLSDVPGISEKEKRRLLHCVVVGGGPTGVEFSGELSDFITRDVKQRYAHVKDYVHVTLIEANEILSSFDVRLRQYAINQLVKSGVKLVRGIVKDVQPDKLILDNGEEVPYGLLVWSTGVGASSFVKSLPFPKSAGGRIGVDEWLRVPSVPDVFAIGDCSGFLESTGKEVLPALAQVAERQGKYLAVLLNHVLKAGGGHANSSVEVDLGPKFVYKHMGSMATVGRYKALVDLRQSKDSKGVSIAGFASWFIWRSAYLTRVVSWRNRLYVAINWLTTMIFGRDISRI; this is encoded by the exons ATGGCCGCCTCCTCACTGCTCCGTTCGCTCTCCCGCATCTcgcgcgcgccgcccgcgcccgccACCGCGTTCTACCACCACCGCGCCCCGTGCTCGCcgttctcctccgccgccgccgcggcggggcAGGGCCTCGCGGGGCTGGGCCCGACGGGCAAGGGGGAGAAGGCGCGGGTGGTGGTGCTCGGGACGGGGTGGGCGGGGTCGCGCCTCATGAAGGACCTCGACACCGGCGGCTACGACGTCGTCTGCGTCTCCCCGCGCAACCACATGGTCTTCACGCCGCTGCTCGCCTCCACCTGCGTCGGCACGCTCGAGTTCCGCTCCGTCGCCGAGCCGCTCGCGCGCATCCAGCCCGCCGTATCCAGCTCCCCCGGCTCATACTTCCTCCTCGCACGGTGCACCGGGGTCGACCCCGAAGCCCACACG ATTGAATGTGAGACAGTTACTGAAGGTGAAAAAGATACTTTGGAGCCATGGAAATTCAAGGTTTCCTACGACAAGTTGGTCTTTGGATGTGGAGCCGAGGCATCGACTTTCGGAATAAAGGGTGTTACTGAGCATGCAACCTTTCTGCGGGAAGTTCACCATGCTCAAGAGATACGCAGAAAGCTCCTTCTTAATCTGATGCTGTCTGATGTGCCTG GAATATCAGAGAAAGAAAAACGCAGACTATTGCATTGTGTTGTTGTTGGAGGTGGTCCAACAGGGGTTGAGTTTAGTGGGGAACTTAGTGATTTCATCACCAGAGATGTGAAACAACGTTACGCACATGTGAAAGATTATGTCCATGTGACCCTAATTGAG GCAAATGAGATATTGTCATCCTTCGATGTTCGCCTCAGACAATATGCTATAAACCAACTAGTTAAG TCAGGTGTCAAGCTTGTAAGAGGAATTGTGAAGGATGTACAGCCTGACAAATTAATCCTGGACAATGGAGAGGAGGTTCCTTATGGTTTGTTGGTATGGTCTACTGGAGTTGGTGCTTCATCGTTTGTTAAGTCATTGCCGTTTCCTAAGTCAGCAGGTGGAAG GATCGGTGTAGATGAGTGGCTACGTGTTCCTTCAGTTCCAGATGTGTTCGCTATTGGTGATTGCAGTGGTTTCCTTGAAAGCACAGGCAAGGAAGTTCTCCCGGCTTTGGCTCAG GTTGCGGAACGACAAGGCAAGTACCTCGCTGTCCTGCTCAACCATGTATTGAAAGCTGGAGGAGGGCATGCAAACTCAAGCGTCGAAGTCGATCTAGGTCCTAAGTTTGTGTATAAACATATGGGGAGTATGGCAACTGTTGGAAGGTACAAAGCTCTAGTTGACTTGAGGCAAAGCAAG GACTCCAAAGGGGTGTCCATTGCAGGATTTGCAAGCTGGTTCATCTGGCGCTCAGCATACCTGACTCGTGTTGTCAGCTGGAGGAATAGGCTCTACGTGGCTATCAATTGGCTGACCACGATGATATTTGGCCGTGACATAAGCCGTATCTAG
- the LOC124659760 gene encoding uncharacterized protein LOC124659760, with translation MDADEAAGSSRRMDLNLYLGLPLAPRPRRSDLGSDLALSTPMPSSPSSSAASVDAPPPPGPPYSPSRVDLSPPPPEAYSSFHLEEPHLQYVPPPPAPVIHGPQDDHGFGFHPPPPLVRASELLGWEDRPSSSTASSSFLPDVATRYRRLLEQTGSRWLRTRRFRSDLPPLGSEAQPSAYDTAVPVAPHHEPANDTVGDNKVAGSGAEAGASEEPEERGKSTATFECNICFEMAGEPVVTSCGHLFCWPCLYQWLNVYSNHKECPVCKGEVTEANITPIYGRGNSSSDAEKAVEEGKQPGPAIPPRPHGNRLESFRQQFQHLRPMSRRLGDAHGILSSWRRLLDQQIMSSVSRFEGPPEPAANEAGDIAQHTSRLSRLANRMRARRLQGELDNPPDAGSIAPDSGLLGNNAPDAPRQHLPEGIDLLQRLTLIGIANTERLATAMNDLRRIAAPSQYGASASSSNPLNPEAPLERTHVGAVPSTDQASNSSTIAVIQGDTAISETAGEPSNAGSSRTLRRRGRSNALASLDVDGGPPQRNKRRRMN, from the coding sequence ATGGACGCCGATGAGGCTGCGGGAAGTAGCAGGAGGATGGATCTGAACCTATACCTCGGCCTCCCGCTCGCcccgcgcccgcgccgctccGACCTCGGCTCCGACCTCGCCCTCAGCACCCCGATGCCCtcttcgccctcctcctccgccgcctccgtcgacgctcctccgccgccggggcCCCCGTACTCCCCGTCCCGTGTTGacctttctcctccaccaccggagGCATACTCCTCGTTCCATCTCGAGGAACCGCACCTACAGTACGTGCCGCCGCCTCCGGCGCCGGTCATCCACGGCCCCCAGGACGACCACGGATTCGGCTTCCATCCCCCGCCGCCGCTGGTGCGAGCCAGCGAACTGCTGGGCTGGGAGGACCGCCCGTCTTCatcgacggcctcctcctccttcctacCTGACGTTGCCACAAGGTACAGGCGGCTGCTCGAGCAGACAGGGAGCCGATGGCTCCGCACAAGGCGGTTTAGATCGGACCTTCCGCCGCTAGGCTCTGAGGCTCAGCCTTCAGCCTATGACACAGCAGTGCCGGTGGCGCCGCATCACGAGCCAGCGAATGATACTGTTGGGGACAATAAGGTAGCCGGCAGTGGAGCTGAAGCAGGTGCCTCCGAGGAGCCGGAGGAGCGGGGCAAGAGCACTGCCACATTTGAGTGCAACATATGCTTCGAGATGGCCGGAGAGCCGGTGGTCACCTCTTGTGGCCATCTCTTCTGCTGGCCTTGCTTGTACCAATGGCTTAATGTTTACTCCAACCACAAGGAGTGCCCAGTCTGCAAAGGCGAGGTGACGGAGGCGAACATCACTCCTATCTATGGGAGAGGGAATTCCAGTTCAGATGCAGAGAAGGCTGTGGAAGAAGGTAAGCAGCCAGGTCCTGCAATCCCACCAAGGCCACATGGAAATCGGCTTGAGAGTTTTAGGCAGCAGTTTCAGCACTTGCGTCCGATGTCAAGAAGGCTCGGTGACGCCCATGGGATACTGTCATCATGGAGGCGCCTTCTCGATCAGCAGATTATGAGTAGTGTGAGTAGATTTGAAGGCCCACCTGAACCAGCTGCGAATGAAGCAGGCGATATTGCTCAACACACGAGTCGCCTAAGTAGATTGGCCAACAGGATGAGAGCAAGACGGTTGCAGGGTGAGTTGGATAACCCTCCTGATGCTGGCTCCATTGCCCCCGATAGTGGTTTGCTTGGAAATAATGCACCAGATGCACCCAGACAGCATTTACCAGAAGGAATTGATTTGCTGCAACGACTTACTCTTATTGGCATTGCAAATACAGAAAGGTTGGCTACTGCTATGAATGACCTGAGAAGAATAGCTGCACCTAGTCAATACGGAGCATCTGCTTCGTCATCAAACCCTTTGAATCCTGAGGCACCACTTGAGAGAACTCATGTTGGTGCAGTACCCTCTACAGACCAAGCATCTAATTCGAGCACCATTGCAGTGATACAGGGGGACACAGCTATTTCTGAGACAGCGGGAGAGCCTAGTAATGCAGGGTCTTCCAGAACCCTCAGGAGAAGGGGGAGAAGCAATGCCTTGGCCTCTTTAGATGTGGATGGTGGTCCTCCACAGCGCAACAAGAGGCGGAGAATGAACTGA